The proteins below are encoded in one region of Ferruginibacter lapsinanis:
- a CDS encoding site-specific integrase, whose amino-acid sequence MELTFKIVLDKRHKKTNETYPLKLRVFQNRAYKERSLNIAISENDWDSNLQMVLSTNDSYTALNSKLTSTKAKVQKLIFLSEDAETLTTPDEIIKRLKNKGQKQGGNIKPSIIQYGKDHIEKLKVSGRIGSAITYSCGINKLKDYAKTDKLTFESVDYRFIENFNTALLKEGIKINSIGNYFRSIRALFNKAIKEGVVEAKYYPFTSFKIKTEKTISRALTSTEISQIFALDLPVRSTIWHHRNLFALSYCLIGINFSDLLTLTKENFIDGRITFRRSKTHKIYSIKIQPKSKDIFDYYFTEFPESSKEFLLPFVKNFNNPITLKKDISQAIKNTNDYLRKLATECKIRKNISTYYARYSWANIARELGYPKDMIAEALGHEYGNKITGIYLDNYSNEIIDKMNDRVISSVF is encoded by the coding sequence ATGGAACTTACCTTTAAAATTGTTCTAGACAAAAGACACAAGAAAACAAATGAAACTTACCCCTTAAAACTTAGGGTATTTCAAAACAGAGCCTACAAAGAACGGAGTTTAAACATTGCTATTTCTGAAAATGATTGGGATTCCAATTTGCAAATGGTACTATCAACTAATGATAGCTACACAGCCTTAAATTCAAAATTGACATCTACTAAAGCAAAAGTTCAGAAACTTATCTTTTTAAGTGAAGATGCAGAAACCCTAACTACACCCGATGAAATCATTAAACGATTAAAGAACAAGGGGCAAAAGCAGGGAGGCAATATAAAGCCTTCAATTATACAGTATGGCAAAGATCATATTGAAAAATTAAAGGTTTCAGGTAGGATAGGAAGTGCAATAACTTATTCTTGTGGTATTAATAAACTAAAAGATTACGCTAAGACAGATAAGCTAACTTTTGAGTCAGTAGATTACAGATTTATTGAAAATTTCAATACTGCTCTATTAAAAGAAGGTATAAAAATCAACAGCATTGGTAACTATTTTAGGAGCATTCGAGCCTTATTCAACAAAGCTATTAAAGAAGGTGTTGTAGAAGCAAAATACTACCCATTTACGAGCTTTAAAATCAAAACAGAGAAGACTATCAGTAGAGCATTAACAAGTACTGAAATTAGCCAAATATTTGCTCTTGATTTACCTGTTAGGAGTACTATTTGGCATCATAGAAATCTATTTGCTTTGTCCTACTGTTTAATAGGAATTAACTTTTCTGATTTGTTAACTCTTACAAAGGAAAATTTTATTGATGGCAGAATAACCTTTAGAAGAAGTAAAACACATAAGATTTATAGTATTAAAATTCAACCAAAATCAAAGGATATTTTTGATTACTATTTTACTGAGTTTCCAGAAAGTAGTAAGGAGTTTTTACTTCCATTTGTCAAGAATTTCAACAATCCAATTACACTGAAAAAGGATATTTCACAAGCAATTAAAAATACCAATGATTATTTAAGAAAACTAGCCACTGAATGCAAAATAAGAAAGAATATAAGTACTTATTATGCAAGGTATAGTTGGGCTAATATAGCAAGAGAGCTAGGTTATCCTAAAGATATGATTGCAGAAGCTTTAGGGCATGAGTATGGGAATAAGATTACTGGCATTTATCTAGATAATTATAGTAATGAAATAATAGACAAGATGAATGATAGGGTTATAAGTTCTGTATTTTGA